A segment of the Sanyastnella coralliicola genome:
GTCAGACGCGATCGTGATCGGTTTCCAAGTTCGTCCTTCAGCAGGAGCGCGTAAACTTGCCGAAACAGAAGAGATCCAGATCCGTCTATACTCTGTAATCTACAAGGCGATCGAAGAAATGAAAGAAGCTATGGAAGGCATGCTTTCAGCGAAGATCGAAGAGAAGGTTACAGGTACGTGTGAAGTACGTGAGACATTCAAAATCTCGAAGGTGGGTACGATTGCTGGTTGTTTCGTCTTGGACGGAAAACTCAACCGCAACAGCAATGTGCGCGTAATCCGCGATGGTATCGTGATCTACACCGGAGTACTAGGATCACTCAAGCGTTTCAAAGACGACGTGAAAGAGGTGACCAAAGGTTACGAGTGTGGTTTGAACGTAGACAAGTTCAACGATATCAAAGTAGGAGACCACATCGAAGCTTACGAAGAAGTCGAAGTGAAGCAAAAGCTTTAATCGAAATAGAACGAAATAAAAAGGCCTCCCAAGTGGAGGCCTTTTTTATGGTTGAATGTTTTTGTCAGGGGTTTTCAATCGCTGTCTGGACAATGATTGAATTGGGGAATTGTGCTTTTAATTCTTCTTGTACTCTATATGCATCGAGCTCCGAGCGGAAATCTCCAATCTGAACAGCGAAGTTCGGCGGATTCTGCACGAGGTAGCACGGGAGGTCTTTGTTTTCACTGATAAAGTTGCCTCGTAGCTCACGCGCTTGGCTGAGCGATCCAAAGTAGATCTGGACGCGGTAACCCTGTACCATTGGAGGTTCTTTCATGTAGAGGCTGTCTAAACGATCTAGTCCTGGAGGAAGAGTGATCGTCACATATCCAGTTTCACCCGTGTTCGCGAGGTTCACGGTAGTGTCTGGCTTTTCTACCATCACCTTGTCTTCTTTGGCCTTGTCTTCAACAGGTGTGACAACCGGTGGAGGCGTCTTTTCAGGCTCCGCCATTTCATCGACTGTTTCCTTGCGAAACATCTTTTTCCACCATGGGAGGTCATCTTGTGCCTTTAGATCTGCTGATAAGGCCAAAAGACCAATAATGATTAGTATTCGTGCTGAACTTTGCATAGAAAAATAGATACGGCGGTAAATCTACAGATATAAACGCATGAACCGTGCCGAAAATGTATACAGTTCCTCTAAATGCCCATGGTTCAAAGCTATGCGCAGCAAAGCACTGAGCAAGCTAATTTAGAACGATTTTAAATTAGACGGTACTGTCACAATTTTGTCACGTGCGCCCTAAGCTGGATGTTAATTTCACATAAATTTGCCCGCGAAAATGACCAAACTGTTCTGTAAAAGAAGCACGATGAACCTTCAATCTTCGAGACCTTCGTGGGGTCGTAAAGCCATCCAAGGCTTGGTTCTGTTGCTGGCAGTCACGCTAACCACTTCGGCATTCGCCGGAATCTTCGATGAAGGAGATGCCGCGAACGGTGAAGCGGTGTTTAATGCGAACTGTGCAGCCTGTCACTCCATCACGAATGAAGTAGTAGCCGCACCAGGCTTGGGCGGTATTAGCGAACGTTGGGGAGCCAGCGATGAGTTGCTAGTTAAGTGGATCCAAAATCCACAAGGAGCAGCTGAGTCGGGTGATCCATACATCGCAAACCTTGTTGAAACCTACGTAGGGGTCTACGGATGGATGTCTGCGCAAGCAGTGTCTGAGGCGGAAATCAAGGATATCATGGCCTACATCAAGGCTGGTCCTGCTGAGGGCCCAGCAGATGGAGGAGATGTTGCAGCATGTCCAACTTACGATGAACTTCAAGCAAATGACGACAACGATTCAGCAGCCATCTGGTTCCTGATTTTGTTGGTTTTGTTCGTCATCATTGCGATCTCTTCGACAAACATTCAGCGTTCTGTAAAGAATGCTCACCGTGAGTCTGAAGGATTGGAACCGCTTCCAAACGTCTCGTACGGAGAAGCAATCCGCGCTTGGGCTTGGAAGAACATTGTCTTTGTTTCCATCATCGGACTCTTTGTTACAGCTTATGTTGTGACAGTGGCGTACCAAGAAGCAATGGATGTCGGTGTTTACGAAGCTTACGAGCCGGAGCAGCCAATCAAGTTCTACCACAGCATCCACGTATGTGAGAATGAGGTAGACTGTCAGTACTGTCACAGCTCAGCTTCAAAATCGAAGCACGCAGGAATCCCTTCGACGAACGTTTGTATGAACTGTCACAAGGGTATCAAGAAAGGAAGCCGTTGGGGAGAGAAGGAGATTGATAAGATCTACGCAGCTATCGGATTCGATCGTACCTCTGGTCAGTACATCGAAGATTACGAGCAGCAGCCAATCATGTGGAACAAAGTTCACAACCTTCCTGATCACGTATTCTTCAGCCACCAGCAGCACGTAACTGTAGGTAACCTCGAATGTCAGAACTGTCACGGTGATGTGGCTACGTTCAAGGGCGGTCGAATCGCTCCTGTAGAAGAAGTAGCTGCTTACGCTGATGCAAACCCAGGAGCTGGTATCATCAAGTTGACGAAGCCAACGCTCACAATGGGATGGTGTATCGAATGTCACAACAAAGCGAAAGTGAACGTGGTGACTTCAGACAACGGATACTACCAAGAGGTGCATGATCGCCTAAAAGAAGGACGTGGCTACGAAGAGATGCTTCGTTACATGGAAGATGAAAAAATTACAGTGAAAGATCTTGGTGGCTGGGAATGCTCCAAGTGTCACTACTAATCTCAATCGACTGGAGAAATGGATAATAGCAAAAACTATTGGACCGGTCTTGATGAACTCGACAAGACAGAAGCTTATCAGGAAGGACTCGAAAATGAGTTCCCTGCGCAGCAGAAAGTAGATGAGTTCCTAGCAGACGACCGTCTGAAAGAGACTAACACAGGACGACGAGATTTCTTAAAGTTCATGGGATTCAGCCTTGCTGCAGCTACACTTGCTGCATGTGAGACTCCTGTGATCAAGTCTGTACCTTACGTAGTGAAGCCAGAGGAGATTACTCCTGGGGTTCCTAACTACTACGCAAGTACTTACTACGATGGTCATGACTACGGAAGTATCATGGTCAAGACTCGTGAAGGACGTCCAATCTTCATTAAAGGAAACAAAGACCACGGCCACCAGGCAGGTGCATTGAATGCTCGTATCACTGGTTCTGTGATCGATCTATATGACTCGTCTCGCTTGAAGGGACCTGTAGCTGCTGGACAAGCAGCGACATGGGATGCTGTAG
Coding sequences within it:
- a CDS encoding SPOR domain-containing protein, yielding MQSSARILIIIGLLALSADLKAQDDLPWWKKMFRKETVDEMAEPEKTPPPVVTPVEDKAKEDKVMVEKPDTTVNLANTGETGYVTITLPPGLDRLDSLYMKEPPMVQGYRVQIYFGSLSQARELRGNFISENKDLPCYLVQNPPNFAVQIGDFRSELDAYRVQEELKAQFPNSIIVQTAIENP
- a CDS encoding c-type cytochrome — protein: MNLQSSRPSWGRKAIQGLVLLLAVTLTTSAFAGIFDEGDAANGEAVFNANCAACHSITNEVVAAPGLGGISERWGASDELLVKWIQNPQGAAESGDPYIANLVETYVGVYGWMSAQAVSEAEIKDIMAYIKAGPAEGPADGGDVAACPTYDELQANDDNDSAAIWFLILLVLFVIIAISSTNIQRSVKNAHRESEGLEPLPNVSYGEAIRAWAWKNIVFVSIIGLFVTAYVVTVAYQEAMDVGVYEAYEPEQPIKFYHSIHVCENEVDCQYCHSSASKSKHAGIPSTNVCMNCHKGIKKGSRWGEKEIDKIYAAIGFDRTSGQYIEDYEQQPIMWNKVHNLPDHVFFSHQQHVTVGNLECQNCHGDVATFKGGRIAPVEEVAAYADANPGAGIIKLTKPTLTMGWCIECHNKAKVNVVTSDNGYYQEVHDRLKEGRGYEEMLRYMEDEKITVKDLGGWECSKCHY